One genomic window of uncultured delta proteobacterium includes the following:
- a CDS encoding putative Tripartite ATP-independent periplasmic transporter DctQ component (Evidence 3 : Function proposed based on presence of conserved amino acid motif, structural feature or limited homology) codes for MRKFIDNFEEYAILVLFPVMVVVVLAATTARYTGFFSMFWGEEVARYTMVYLGYIGIALAMKRRAHIGVAVLTDMVKSKAGKRLVIIVQAAIILTFCGIISAFLFTIIGKQMVIGQTSPALMIPIWIAYAGVPLGMILLAVRTIQAYWGDWRRLDGEV; via the coding sequence ATGCGTAAATTTATCGACAATTTTGAGGAATACGCCATCCTCGTCCTGTTCCCCGTCATGGTCGTTGTGGTGCTCGCCGCGACAACCGCCCGCTATACCGGTTTTTTTTCCATGTTCTGGGGTGAGGAAGTGGCCCGGTATACCATGGTGTATCTCGGCTATATCGGCATAGCCCTTGCCATGAAGCGCCGCGCGCATATCGGCGTGGCGGTGCTTACCGACATGGTCAAAAGCAAAGCCGGCAAGCGCCTTGTCATTATTGTTCAGGCAGCGATCATCCTGACGTTTTGCGGCATCATTTCCGCGTTTCTTTTCACCATCATCGGCAAACAGATGGTGATCGGGCAAACGTCGCCCGCCTTGATGATTCCCATCTGGATCGCGTACGCCGGCGTGCCCCTGGGCATGATCCTGCTCGCCGTGCGCACCATCCAAGCCTATTGGGGCGACTGGCGCAGACTGGACGGGGAGGTGTAA
- the paaK gene encoding phenylacetyl-CoA ligase (Evidence 2a : Function of homologous gene experimentally demonstrated in an other organism; PubMedId : 10766858, 12846838, 9748275; Product type e : enzyme), with protein MMFNVEKEMLPREELQKLQLLRLRNLCERVYANVPHYRKAFDAAGMHPSDVCSLGDLARLPFTEKQDLRNGYPFGMFAVPRDVIVRLHASSGTTGKSTVVGYTHRDIDIWSECMARSMRAAGMTSRDLLHNAYGYGLFTGGLGAHYGAEKLGATVIPVSGGATKRQAQLLRDFGATAVCCTPSYILFLYEAAEEMGINVKELPLRVGIFGAEPWTEEMRQDIENKLGIDALNIYGLSEVMGPGISMECLEAKCGMHIWEDHFLPEIIDPVSGKVKGPGETGELVLTTLTKEGIPLVRYRTRDITSLDYTPCACGRTHVRMGRILGRSDDMLIIRGVNVFPQQIEGLLLEMEGVSPHYQIEVRREDSLDVMEVKVEFSEEMFASDEVRHIQKREADIQKAIKDFLGVTAKVRMVEPKSLARYEGKSSRVTDLRGQS; from the coding sequence ATGATGTTTAATGTGGAAAAAGAAATGCTGCCCCGGGAAGAGTTACAAAAATTGCAGCTTCTGCGTTTGCGCAACCTCTGCGAGCGTGTTTACGCCAATGTACCCCATTATCGCAAGGCTTTTGATGCGGCGGGGATGCATCCTTCGGACGTTTGCTCCCTCGGTGATCTTGCCAGGCTTCCGTTCACGGAAAAGCAGGATCTGCGCAACGGGTATCCCTTCGGCATGTTCGCGGTGCCGCGCGACGTCATTGTCCGGCTGCACGCTTCCAGCGGAACCACGGGCAAATCCACGGTTGTCGGCTATACCCATCGCGATATCGATATCTGGTCGGAATGCATGGCCCGCAGCATGCGGGCCGCCGGCATGACCAGCCGTGATCTTCTCCATAACGCTTATGGCTACGGCTTGTTCACCGGGGGGCTCGGCGCGCATTACGGGGCGGAAAAGCTCGGCGCCACGGTCATCCCCGTTTCCGGCGGGGCCACCAAACGCCAGGCGCAACTCCTGCGCGATTTCGGCGCAACGGCCGTCTGCTGCACGCCGTCCTATATCCTTTTTCTGTACGAAGCCGCCGAGGAAATGGGCATCAACGTGAAAGAGCTTCCTCTGCGGGTCGGCATTTTCGGCGCGGAACCCTGGACCGAGGAAATGCGCCAGGATATCGAGAACAAACTCGGCATCGACGCGTTGAATATTTACGGCCTGTCCGAGGTCATGGGGCCCGGCATTTCCATGGAATGCCTGGAAGCCAAATGCGGCATGCATATCTGGGAAGACCACTTCCTGCCGGAAATCATCGATCCCGTCTCCGGCAAGGTCAAGGGCCCCGGAGAAACCGGCGAGCTCGTCCTCACCACCCTGACCAAAGAGGGCATCCCCCTTGTCCGCTACCGGACCCGCGACATTACCAGCCTGGACTACACCCCCTGCGCTTGCGGCAGAACCCACGTGCGCATGGGCCGCATCCTGGGCAGAAGCGACGACATGCTCATCATCCGGGGCGTCAACGTGTTCCCGCAGCAGATCGAAGGACTGCTCCTGGAAATGGAAGGCGTTTCCCCCCATTACCAGATCGAAGTGCGCCGCGAGGACAGCCTGGACGTCATGGAGGTCAAGGTCGAGTTCTCGGAGGAAATGTTCGCCTCCGACGAAGTGCGGCACATCCAGAAGCGCGAAGCCGACATCCAGAAGGCCATCAAGGACTTCCTCGGTGTTACCGCCAAGGTGCGCATGGTCGAACCCAAGAGCCTCGCGCGGTACGAGGGCAAATCCTCCCGCGTCACGGATCTTCGCGGGCAGAGCTGA
- the rarA gene encoding Replication-associated recombination protein A — protein MSILAPLPERLRPDDLTKFVGQDHLKAKIENLLRAKRLPSLLLFGPPGCGKSTLALLLARAHGQKITRISAPEAGLTQLRKMLAGTDVLILDELHRFSKAQQDFFLPILESGELTLIATTTENPSFSVTPQLLSRLHVLRLRPLSAAELQGLARRGLEDLGITLNNEALDMLASLANGDARVLLNLVEYTAALPPEKHTNEGIRESLPEIVMRHDKTGDSHYERASALIKSIRGSDPDASLYYLACLLEGGEDPRFICRRLILSASEDVGLADPQALPLAVACQQAVEFVGMPEGFIPLAETVVYLALARKSNTAYAAYGNAAREVKMNGPQGVPLHLRNATTKLQRQWGYGKDYQYPHNFPEAWVDQEYLPDSVAGKRFYYPKEVGEEGRLSNWWKRLLSRKGGGKGPQGGT, from the coding sequence ATGAGCATTCTCGCTCCATTGCCTGAACGGCTCCGTCCCGACGACCTCACCAAATTCGTCGGGCAGGACCACCTGAAGGCCAAAATAGAAAACCTGCTCCGGGCCAAGCGGCTGCCGAGCCTCTTGTTGTTCGGCCCTCCGGGCTGCGGCAAATCGACGCTCGCCCTCCTGCTCGCCAGGGCCCACGGGCAGAAAATCACCCGGATCAGCGCGCCGGAAGCCGGTCTTACCCAACTCCGCAAAATGCTCGCGGGCACGGACGTGCTGATCCTGGACGAGTTGCACCGTTTTTCAAAGGCGCAGCAGGACTTTTTCCTGCCCATCCTTGAAAGCGGGGAATTGACGCTCATCGCGACCACCACGGAAAACCCGTCTTTCAGCGTCACGCCGCAGCTGCTTTCCCGGCTGCACGTGCTGCGCCTGCGCCCCCTTTCCGCGGCCGAGTTGCAGGGCCTTGCCCGCCGCGGGCTGGAAGACCTGGGCATCACCCTCAACAATGAAGCGCTGGACATGCTGGCCTCCCTTGCGAACGGGGATGCCCGCGTGCTCCTGAACCTGGTGGAATACACGGCCGCCCTGCCCCCGGAAAAGCACACCAATGAAGGAATCCGGGAATCGCTGCCCGAGATCGTCATGCGCCATGACAAGACCGGGGACAGCCATTACGAGCGGGCGTCCGCGCTTATCAAGTCCATCCGGGGGAGCGATCCGGATGCGTCTCTTTACTATCTCGCCTGTCTCCTGGAGGGGGGCGAGGACCCCCGCTTCATCTGCCGCCGGTTGATTCTCTCCGCCTCGGAGGATGTCGGCCTGGCCGACCCGCAGGCCCTCCCCCTGGCGGTAGCCTGCCAGCAGGCGGTTGAGTTCGTGGGCATGCCCGAAGGATTTATCCCCCTGGCGGAAACCGTGGTGTACCTTGCCCTTGCGCGCAAGAGCAATACCGCGTACGCCGCGTATGGCAATGCCGCGCGCGAGGTGAAAATGAACGGGCCGCAAGGCGTCCCCCTGCATCTGCGCAACGCGACAACCAAATTGCAGCGCCAGTGGGGGTACGGCAAGGATTACCAGTATCCGCACAATTTCCCCGAGGCCTGGGTCGACCAGGAATATCTGCCGGATTCGGTCGCGGGCAAACGCTTTTACTACCCCAAGGAAGTTGGGGAAGAAGGCCGTCTCTCCAACTGGTGGAAGCGGCTGCTCTCCCGTAAAGGGGGAGGCAAAGGCCCGCAAGGAGGGACGTGA
- a CDS encoding Aminomethyltransferase produces MTALLTTPLHTWHVAQKAKMAPFAGWDMPIQYKGIIAEHLHTREKASLFDICHMGEFILKGPGAKDALAKALTHNLETLKPGRCRYGFLLGEDGGICDDLIVYCLDTDHYMIVVNAACRASDYAAIASRLPAGLSLQDVSDETGKIDLQGPASLAALERILPGPWRQMPYFGLVQAEFDDAPLLVSRTGYTGELGFELYLPASKVLALWEACLADPDVEPAGLGARDTIRLEVGLPLYGQDLDTRHTPAEGGYAGMLTSDAAYIGKAGALTVREKLVGLSLEGRRSARHNDEVLLHGKKVGIVTSASFAPSLGHAVALAYIAAEHADAEQFTILASKTELPASRVALPFYTKGTARMKLA; encoded by the coding sequence ATGACAGCCCTTCTCACAACGCCGCTTCACACGTGGCATGTGGCCCAAAAAGCCAAAATGGCCCCTTTCGCGGGCTGGGATATGCCCATACAGTACAAGGGAATCATCGCCGAGCACCTGCATACCCGGGAAAAAGCCTCGCTCTTTGACATCTGCCACATGGGGGAATTCATCCTCAAGGGTCCCGGAGCCAAGGACGCTCTTGCCAAAGCCCTCACTCACAACCTGGAAACGTTGAAGCCCGGCCGCTGCCGCTACGGCTTCCTGCTGGGTGAAGACGGCGGGATATGCGATGACCTGATCGTGTACTGCCTGGATACGGACCACTACATGATCGTGGTCAATGCCGCCTGCCGCGCAAGCGATTACGCGGCCATAGCCTCCCGCCTTCCCGCCGGGCTTTCCTTACAGGACGTTTCCGACGAGACGGGCAAAATCGACCTCCAGGGCCCGGCCTCCCTTGCCGCCCTGGAACGGATACTGCCCGGCCCGTGGCGGCAGATGCCCTACTTCGGCCTTGTGCAGGCCGAATTTGACGACGCGCCCCTGCTTGTCAGCCGCACGGGCTATACCGGCGAACTCGGGTTCGAGCTGTACCTGCCCGCGTCAAAAGTCCTGGCGCTCTGGGAAGCCTGCCTTGCGGACCCCGACGTGGAACCGGCGGGCCTCGGCGCGCGCGACACCATCCGTCTGGAAGTGGGGCTGCCGCTGTACGGCCAGGACCTCGACACCCGCCACACGCCTGCGGAAGGCGGGTATGCAGGCATGCTGACGTCGGATGCGGCCTATATCGGCAAAGCGGGCGCCCTGACCGTGCGCGAAAAGCTTGTCGGCCTCTCCCTGGAAGGGCGCCGGAGCGCGCGCCACAACGACGAAGTGCTGTTGCACGGCAAAAAGGTCGGCATCGTCACCAGCGCCTCCTTTGCGCCGTCCCTCGGGCATGCGGTCGCTCTCGCCTATATCGCGGCGGAACACGCCGACGCGGAACAGTTCACCATTCTCGCGTCCAAGACCGAGCTGCCCGCAAGCCGCGTTGCCCTGCCCTTTTACACCAAGGGAACCGCCAGGATGAAACTGGCCTGA
- a CDS encoding conserved hypothetical protein (Evidence 4 : Homologs of previously reported genes of unknown function) has product MSSSRPITPVKPSGMELVFYYTCPFCNRELPLVAPQQPGLITCDVCRQKFPIVPVDQRSVYYVRIMMGNGAAAIDPDFM; this is encoded by the coding sequence ATGAGCTCCTCGCGCCCCATTACACCGGTGAAACCTTCGGGCATGGAGCTGGTCTTCTACTACACCTGCCCGTTTTGCAACCGGGAACTCCCCCTCGTCGCCCCGCAGCAACCCGGGCTCATCACCTGCGACGTCTGCCGCCAGAAGTTTCCCATCGTGCCGGTGGACCAGCGCAGCGTGTATTACGTCCGCATCATGATGGGCAACGGCGCTGCCGCGATTGATCCGGACTTCATGTAG
- a CDS encoding Phospholipid/glycerol acyltransferase, with protein sequence MPVEEESMPVRKESLIDDAVTLNPYPDDPYVTPETAALPVSSFFPNLSFYWRMCATLKRASNIARAGNYTSDDWIRSSIAIREAMEKCGTKVTVAGFSHFKNMDGPCVFIGNHMSTLETFMLPGLIRPFRPVTFVVKRSLLVYPVFSHIMRAREPIVVDRKDPRADFTAVMRGGLENLAKGISVIVFPQSTRYFGLNRQHFNSMGVKLARKANVPVVPLALRTDAWGMNGFFGLLKDHGPIHPEIPVHFRFGEPMTVTGNGKEEHERVYSFIENSLAEWGIAPETADLPAEA encoded by the coding sequence ATGCCTGTCGAGGAAGAGTCGATGCCCGTGAGGAAAGAGTCGTTAATAGACGACGCCGTCACCCTTAATCCCTACCCGGATGATCCGTATGTGACGCCGGAAACAGCGGCGTTGCCCGTTTCCTCGTTTTTTCCGAACCTCAGTTTTTACTGGCGCATGTGCGCCACGCTGAAACGCGCCTCAAATATCGCCCGGGCCGGGAACTATACTTCAGACGACTGGATACGCTCCAGCATCGCCATCCGCGAGGCCATGGAAAAGTGCGGCACCAAGGTTACGGTTGCGGGATTCAGCCACTTCAAGAACATGGACGGCCCCTGCGTGTTCATCGGCAACCACATGAGCACGCTGGAAACCTTCATGCTGCCCGGCCTCATCCGCCCGTTCCGGCCCGTGACCTTCGTGGTCAAGCGGAGTCTGCTCGTCTATCCCGTGTTCAGCCACATCATGCGGGCCCGCGAGCCCATCGTCGTGGACCGCAAGGACCCCCGCGCCGACTTCACCGCCGTTATGCGGGGCGGGCTGGAGAATCTCGCCAAGGGCATTTCCGTGATCGTCTTTCCGCAAAGCACGCGGTACTTCGGCCTCAACAGGCAGCACTTCAACTCCATGGGCGTGAAACTGGCCCGCAAGGCGAACGTACCCGTCGTGCCGCTGGCGCTGCGCACGGACGCCTGGGGCATGAACGGCTTTTTCGGCCTGCTCAAGGACCATGGGCCCATTCATCCGGAAATTCCCGTCCATTTCCGGTTCGGCGAACCCATGACGGTGACCGGCAACGGCAAGGAAGAACACGAACGGGTCTACTCGTTTATCGAAAATTCCCTCGCAGAATGGGGAATAGCGCCGGAGACGGCCGACCTTCCCGCCGAAGCCTAG
- a CDS encoding Ribosomal RNA small subunit methyltransferase E, translating into MHTFFLPAEAWQEPYQVTGAEARHLVTVLRVKQGETVRLLDGEGREGTFAVADIGKRHVSLTPRNIMMHDRPIGRVTLAIGYGRGLRRGWLLEKAVELEAAGVWFWQADRSQGKVPEESKETWFSQMTAGAKQSNNPWLPALTTLPDGVDGLIKARSGFDKSFVLWEGDTKGAVLSMSDLAPAANALYVLGPEGGFSEREITRLTGAGFTPVSLGNRVLRWETAAMLCLGLAWWARQQETTP; encoded by the coding sequence ATGCACACGTTTTTTCTGCCGGCTGAGGCCTGGCAAGAACCCTACCAGGTGACCGGGGCCGAAGCCCGTCACCTGGTTACGGTTTTACGCGTCAAACAGGGGGAAACGGTCCGCCTTCTCGACGGCGAAGGCCGTGAAGGCACTTTTGCGGTTGCCGATATAGGCAAACGCCATGTCTCCCTTACGCCCCGCAATATTATGATGCATGACCGCCCCATCGGGCGCGTGACCCTTGCCATCGGGTACGGCCGGGGGCTGCGCCGGGGCTGGCTTCTGGAAAAGGCCGTGGAGCTGGAAGCGGCGGGCGTCTGGTTCTGGCAGGCGGACCGCAGCCAGGGCAAAGTGCCGGAGGAAAGCAAGGAAACCTGGTTCTCCCAGATGACCGCCGGAGCCAAACAGAGCAACAATCCCTGGCTTCCCGCCCTGACCACCCTGCCGGACGGGGTGGACGGGCTCATCAAGGCCCGTTCCGGCTTTGACAAAAGTTTTGTCCTGTGGGAAGGCGATACAAAAGGCGCGGTTCTTTCCATGAGCGATCTGGCGCCCGCCGCGAACGCCCTGTATGTGCTGGGCCCGGAAGGCGGCTTTTCGGAACGGGAAATAACGCGCCTGACCGGAGCCGGTTTTACACCCGTCAGTCTCGGTAATCGCGTGCTGCGGTGGGAGACGGCGGCCATGCTCTGCCTCGGGCTCGCCTGGTGGGCGCGCCAACAGGAAACAACGCCATGA
- the gpmI gene encoding 2,3-bisphosphoglycerate-independent phosphoglycerate mutase yields the protein MNNLTPTVLLILDGWGIAPAGPGNAASLADTPAIDSIFGHPSCTAIEASGRAVGLPAGYMGNSEVGHMNLGAGRIVYQDMTLIEVAMEKGEFAANPVISDVLGKTKASGGAVHCIGLLSNGGVHSHIDHVKGLLDAAKIAGVPAFVHAFMDGRDTSPTSGAGFIRELLDHMEKIGHGKLATMIGRYYAMDRDKHWERNILAWNAMVHGEGKTVENPVEALKKAYANDETDEFLKPRIVVAGDEAPHCIADNDGLFFFNFRADRSRQLTKAFHEKDFTEFERGNAPKLAAFATFTPYDSSIPVPAAFTKPEVTASMGEIVATLGLQQLRIAETEKYAHVTYFFSCGREDKFPGEERRLIPSPRDVATYDRKPEMSAYQVAETFVEEWRTGKYGFAVCNLANPDMVGHTGIIPAGIKACEAVDACAKKIVDAVLASNGRVLVTADHGNIEELLTEDGKPMTAHTTNLVPLAVLDNGPVKKLRPGGKLGDVSPTILHLWGAAQPEAMTGKSLWEEA from the coding sequence ATGAACAATCTGACTCCCACGGTGCTGCTCATCCTCGACGGCTGGGGAATCGCCCCTGCCGGACCCGGCAATGCCGCGTCCCTCGCCGACACCCCTGCCATCGACTCTATCTTCGGCCACCCCTCCTGCACCGCCATTGAAGCGTCCGGGCGCGCCGTCGGCCTGCCCGCGGGCTACATGGGCAACTCCGAAGTCGGCCACATGAACCTCGGCGCGGGCCGCATCGTATACCAGGACATGACGTTGATCGAAGTGGCCATGGAAAAGGGAGAATTTGCCGCCAACCCCGTCATCAGCGACGTGCTCGGTAAAACCAAAGCGTCCGGCGGCGCCGTGCATTGCATCGGCCTTTTGTCGAACGGCGGGGTCCACAGCCACATCGACCACGTCAAAGGCCTGCTTGACGCGGCCAAAATCGCCGGCGTTCCCGCCTTCGTGCACGCCTTCATGGACGGCCGCGACACGTCCCCCACCAGCGGGGCCGGATTTATCCGGGAGCTTCTGGACCACATGGAAAAAATCGGGCACGGGAAACTTGCCACCATGATAGGCCGGTACTACGCCATGGACCGCGACAAGCACTGGGAGCGGAATATCCTGGCCTGGAACGCCATGGTCCACGGGGAAGGCAAAACGGTCGAAAATCCCGTGGAAGCGCTGAAAAAGGCTTACGCCAACGACGAAACCGATGAGTTTTTGAAGCCGCGCATCGTGGTCGCGGGCGATGAAGCGCCCCACTGCATTGCGGACAACGACGGGCTTTTCTTCTTCAACTTCCGGGCCGACAGGTCCCGCCAGCTGACAAAAGCCTTCCATGAGAAAGATTTCACCGAATTTGAACGGGGTAACGCGCCAAAACTCGCGGCCTTCGCCACCTTCACCCCGTACGATTCCTCCATTCCCGTGCCGGCGGCCTTCACCAAGCCGGAAGTGACGGCCTCCATGGGCGAGATCGTTGCAACGCTGGGCTTGCAGCAGCTGCGCATCGCGGAAACGGAAAAATACGCCCATGTGACCTATTTCTTCAGCTGCGGCCGGGAAGACAAGTTCCCCGGCGAAGAGCGCCGCCTCATCCCCTCGCCCCGGGATGTGGCCACCTACGATCGTAAACCGGAAATGAGCGCCTACCAGGTCGCCGAAACCTTCGTCGAGGAATGGCGCACGGGCAAATACGGTTTTGCGGTCTGCAACCTGGCCAACCCGGACATGGTCGGTCATACCGGCATCATCCCGGCGGGCATTAAGGCCTGTGAGGCGGTGGACGCCTGCGCCAAAAAGATCGTTGACGCCGTTCTCGCCTCGAACGGGCGCGTTCTGGTCACGGCGGACCACGGCAATATTGAGGAATTGCTCACAGAGGACGGCAAACCCATGACGGCGCATACCACCAATCTGGTGCCGCTCGCCGTCCTGGACAACGGCCCGGTAAAAAAACTGCGCCCCGGCGGCAAGCTCGGCGACGTCTCCCCCACCATCCTGCATCTCTGGGGAGCCGCGCAGCCCGAGGCGATGACCGGCAAAAGCCTTTGGGAGGAAGCATGA
- a CDS encoding ACT domain protein, whose product MKIEQLSIFLENKAGRLAEVTDVLAKACINIRALSLADTSDFGILRLIVNDHETAKTALKSAGFTVGLTSVVAVEVPHVPGGLNAILQMLGKKGINVEYMYAFLQKGDNAVLIFRFNNLDAAMEVLREAKIPILSSEQVCHG is encoded by the coding sequence ATGAAAATCGAGCAACTCTCCATCTTTCTCGAGAACAAGGCAGGCCGCCTGGCGGAAGTCACGGACGTTCTTGCAAAGGCCTGCATCAACATCCGCGCCCTTTCCCTCGCGGATACCTCGGATTTCGGCATCCTGCGCCTCATCGTCAATGACCACGAAACGGCCAAAACCGCGCTGAAAAGCGCCGGTTTCACCGTGGGGCTGACCAGCGTCGTCGCCGTTGAAGTGCCCCATGTTCCCGGCGGGCTTAACGCCATTTTACAAATGCTCGGCAAGAAAGGTATCAACGTCGAATACATGTACGCGTTTCTGCAAAAGGGCGACAACGCCGTCCTTATCTTCCGCTTCAACAACCTGGACGCCGCCATGGAAGTCCTGCGGGAAGCGAAGATTCCCATTTTGAGCAGCGAGCAGGTTTGCCACGGCTGA
- a CDS encoding TRAP dicarboxylate transporter, DctM subunit, whose translation MGFAMFGTLFALLAMGIPIAICIGFSAIVGILSGPLPISPIVVGQRMFTAIDSFPFMAIPFFMLAGGIMEHGGISKRLIRLASALVGSFRGGLGLITVVASAFFGAISGSNPATVAAIGGIMVPSMVKEGYKPPFAAATAAAAGTLGVVIPPSIPMITYGVVAGVSIGDLFIAGIVPGVVLAFVLCVCASQMAKKLNVPTSGAFRLSELGAAFYGAILALFMPIIILGGIYGGIFTPTEAGAVASLYSLIVSFLIYREMDMETMKKIIINAGVSTAIVFFVIACSQSFAWLLNVGKVSEAIVNGMMAITTNAFVLILLINICLLFLGVFLETQAIILLVTPILLPIAAQIGLDPLALGIIIIVNTSLGMITPPMAVNLFVAQGLVREHGTTLEQISKYIIPFFFVELGIVLLLSYVPTIALGLVTIIR comes from the coding sequence ATGGGTTTTGCTATGTTCGGAACGTTGTTCGCCCTTCTCGCTATGGGCATTCCCATTGCCATCTGCATCGGTTTTTCCGCCATCGTCGGCATTTTGAGCGGCCCGTTGCCCATCAGCCCCATCGTGGTGGGGCAGCGCATGTTTACGGCCATCGATTCTTTCCCTTTCATGGCCATTCCCTTTTTCATGCTGGCCGGCGGCATCATGGAGCACGGCGGCATATCCAAGCGCCTGATCCGTCTTGCTTCCGCACTGGTGGGGTCTTTCAGGGGCGGGCTCGGCCTGATTACCGTCGTGGCTTCCGCTTTTTTCGGCGCCATCAGCGGTTCCAACCCGGCGACCGTGGCGGCAATCGGGGGCATTATGGTGCCTTCCATGGTCAAGGAAGGGTATAAACCGCCTTTCGCCGCGGCGACCGCAGCCGCAGCGGGCACGCTGGGCGTGGTCATACCGCCCTCCATCCCCATGATCACTTACGGCGTTGTCGCCGGCGTATCCATCGGCGATCTTTTTATCGCCGGCATTGTGCCTGGCGTCGTTCTTGCGTTTGTGTTGTGCGTATGCGCCTCTCAAATGGCGAAAAAGCTCAATGTGCCCACCTCCGGCGCGTTTCGCCTGAGCGAACTCGGCGCGGCCTTTTACGGGGCTATTCTGGCGCTGTTCATGCCCATAATCATTTTGGGCGGCATTTACGGCGGCATTTTCACCCCGACGGAAGCCGGCGCCGTTGCCTCCCTGTACAGCCTCATCGTGAGTTTCCTTATTTACAGGGAAATGGACATGGAAACGATGAAGAAAATCATCATCAACGCCGGGGTGAGCACGGCGATAGTGTTTTTCGTCATCGCCTGCTCGCAGTCTTTCGCGTGGCTGCTCAACGTGGGCAAGGTTTCCGAGGCCATCGTCAACGGCATGATGGCGATAACCACCAACGCTTTCGTCCTGATCCTGCTCATCAACATCTGCCTGCTTTTCCTGGGCGTATTCCTGGAAACCCAGGCCATAATTCTTCTCGTAACGCCCATTCTGCTGCCCATCGCGGCCCAGATAGGGCTGGACCCGCTGGCGCTGGGCATCATCATTATCGTAAACACGTCGCTGGGCATGATTACGCCGCCCATGGCCGTCAACCTGTTTGTGGCGCAGGGGCTTGTGCGCGAGCACGGCACGACCCTTGAGCAAATCAGCAAATACATCATCCCGTTCTTTTTTGTGGAACTGGGAATCGTGCTGCTGCTCAGTTATGTGCCGACCATTGCCCTGGGGCTGGTTACGATTATCCGGTAA
- a CDS encoding Ribosomal silencing factor RsfS (modular protein), with the protein MPTKMKFADVPVREKLERVSGWLQEKKGKDILALDLTNNHTFTEGIIIVTASSIRHGQGLADHILAESKTERYEFLRMEGYQTGLWILLDMNDVVVSIFQEDTRELYRLEDLWKNAGIVRDTRAHAPAIETF; encoded by the coding sequence ATGCCCACAAAGATGAAATTCGCCGATGTGCCCGTCAGGGAAAAACTTGAACGCGTTTCCGGCTGGCTACAGGAAAAAAAAGGCAAGGATATCCTCGCCCTTGATTTGACGAACAACCACACCTTCACCGAAGGCATTATCATTGTTACCGCAAGTTCCATCCGTCATGGTCAAGGGCTGGCGGACCATATTCTGGCGGAAAGCAAAACGGAACGGTATGAATTCCTGCGCATGGAAGGGTACCAGACGGGCCTGTGGATCCTGCTGGATATGAACGACGTGGTTGTCAGCATTTTCCAGGAAGATACGCGCGAACTGTACCGCCTCGAAGATCTGTGGAAAAACGCCGGGATCGTAAGGGATACGCGCGCGCATGCCCCCGCGATAGAGACCTTCTAG